The following proteins come from a genomic window of Eubalaena glacialis isolate mEubGla1 chromosome X, mEubGla1.1.hap2.+ XY, whole genome shotgun sequence:
- the GJB1 gene encoding gap junction beta-1 protein produces the protein MNWTGLYTLLSGVNRHSTAIGRVWLSVIFIFRIMVLVVAAESVWGDEKSSFICNTLQPGCNSVCYDHFFPISHVRLWSLQLILVSTPALLVAMHVAHQQHIEKKMLRLEGHGDPLHLEEVKRHKVHISGTLWWTYVISVVFRLLFEAAFMYVFYLLYPGYAMVRLVKCEAYPCPNTVDCFVSRPTEKTVFTVFMLAASGICIILNVAEVVYLIFRACARRAQRRSNPPSRKGSGGFGHRLSPEYKQNEINKLLSEQDGSLKDILRRSPGTGAGLAEKSDRCSAC, from the coding sequence ATGAATTGGACAGGTTTGTACACCTTGCTCAGTGGTGTGAACCGGCATTCTACTGCCATTGGCCGAGTGTGGCTCTCGGTCATCTTTATCTTCAGAAtcatggtgctggtggtggcTGCCGAGAGTGTGTGGGGTGACGAGAAGtcttccttcatctgcaacaccCTCCAGCCTGGCTGCAACAGCGTCTGCTACGACCACTTTTTCCCCATTTCCCATGTGCGTCTGTGGTCTCTGCAGCTCATCTTGGTTTCCACCCCAGCTCTCCTCGTGGCCATGCACGTGGCTCACCAGCAGcacatagaaaagaaaatgctgcGACTTGAGGGCCACGGGGACCCCCTACACCTGGAGGAGGTGAAGAGGCACAAGGTCCACATCTCAGGGACACTGTGGTGGACCTATGTCATCAGCGTGGTCTTCCGGCTGCTGTTCGAGGCCGCCTTCATGTACGTCTTTTATCTGCTCTACCCTGGCTACGCCATGGTGCGGCTGGTCAAATGTGAGGCCTACCCCTGCCCCAACACAGTGGACTGCTTCGTGTCCCGCCCCACGGAGAAAACCGTCTTCACCGTCTTCATGCTGGCCGCCTCCGGCATCTGCATCATCCTCAACGTGGCCGAGGTGGTGTACCTCATCTTCCGGGCCTGCGCCCGCCGAGCCCAGCGCCGCTCCAATCCGCCCTCCCGCAAGGGCTCCGGGGGCTTCGGCCACCGCCTCTCACCTGAGTACAAGCAGAACGAGATCAACAAGCTGCTCAGCGAGCAGGACGGCTCCCTGAAAGACATACTGCGCCGCAGCCCCGGCACCGGGGCCGGGCTGGCCGAGAAGAGCGACCGCTGCTCAGCCTGCTGA